TGAACATTTGAACATTTGAACATTTGAACATTTGAACATTTGAACATTTCTATCTTTTTGCATTTTTATTTTGAATTGAAAAACAGACTGCCATAGGGTTGTCAGTGACGGGTCTTTTCTTTGTATAAAAATTAGAAATCATGACAAGAAAAGAGCAATTACAAGCGCAATTGGCTGCAGAAGCTGAAACTACCCGGAAATTTATTCAAGCCTTCCCTTTTGATCAAAAGGATTACCGGGTACACGAAAAAAGCATGAAGATCGGTGATATTTTCCTGCATGTGATCGAACTTCCTCTTTGGGCAGAAATGGCTGTTACTACCGATGAACTGGATTTTGAAAAAGCTCCTTACGATCCCAAACAATTGAATTCGACAGACGAAGCCATGACCTACTTCAACGAATGTGTTGCCAAAGGAATGAATGCTTTGGAAAACGCAGATGATTCCGTATTCGATGAAGAATGGACCTTGCGTTCCGGTTCAAAAATCCATTTTGTGAGTTCGAAGGAAGATGTTGCACGTGTTGCTCACAACCAAACCGTTCATCACCGTGCTCAATTGGGGGTAAATTACCGGTTGCTTGGAATTCCTGTTCCTCCGAGTTACGGTCCGACAGCTGACTTTACAGACTTTTAATATTCCGAATCTCTTTCAAACAAAACGGGCGGTTGTCATCTGACAGCCGCCCGTTTTTCTATAGAAACATTATTGATTATTTCAACATATTCACGTGCCCTTCATACTCACGTGCTTTTTTATCACCACCACCTTTAGCAACAATTCTCCAGGTATAAACCCCTTCTTTTACCGGAGCATCGTGGTAAGTTCCATCCCACCCGAAGTTCACGTCGTGTGATTCGAACAGTACTTCACCCCATCGGTTGTAGATCGTAAAGGTATAGTCATCCAATGACATTCCATCCGGAACAACCGGTTTAAAGATGTTGTTGAACTCATCTCCGTCAGGAGTAAATGTATTCGGTACGTACACCAGGAATTCTTCGATGAATACAATCGGTTTACAAATCTCGTTTTTACATCCGTCCGGTGAAGTAACTTCCAGGCAAACCTGGTAACTTCCGGCTTCAATGTCACCGTAGTTTATGGACGGATTTTCATTGGTTGAAGTTCCGTAAGCTCCGAAATCCCATGCATAAGATGCTGCATTTTCAGAGTTATCATAGAAGTGAACCGTCGAATTGATCGTAGTCGGCGGAACCGGTGCCCACGTGAAATTCGCAATCGGATCCGGTACCACACACGCGATGTTTTGCAGGGTAGTATCTGTGATACAACCATCCGTAGTGGTAATCTGAACACTTACGTCGTAACATCCGACCGGAATATACGTGTGTGGAACAGATAAACCATTTCCAGTTGAACCATCCCCGAAATCCCAGCTTGCAGCGGTAATCAAACCTGAAGTTGCCTGCGGGAAGCTAAATGTAGTCGAAAACGGTGAACAACCGGATGCCGGTGACACCAAAAATTCCGCACTAGGTAATGCATAAACCTGAACTGTGACAGGTAAAGTATCGTATCTGTAACACTCATCATGAGCCACCATCAATACGGTTTCTGATCCGTTTGGAGTATATGTGTAAGATGTTCCGTTTGACAAGGTATCGTGCGTAGTCGGAGTCAACCATTCGTAGGTGTATCCTGGCAATCCGTCAACTCCGGAACCTGTCATTGTAACCGGTTGTCCCGGACAAGCCGAAACAGGAGTCGTTACTGAAGCAACAAACGGAGGTCTTACCGTTACGTTTGCACTTTGTGCATTCGATACACATCCATTCTGATCATAAACCGTACATGTAAATGTTGCCGGAGCAGTCAGGTTTACATTTAAGTATTGGGTAGTATCTCCCGTGTTCCAAACAAAGTAGTAAGGCGCCGTTCCTCCTGTTGCATTACCGGATAAAGTACCGTAACCGTCATAACAGATCAGTAATCCGTCTTCCGGAATAGCTCCCTGAACCAATGGTTGTGGTTGCCCCACGGTAATTGTACCTGACTGAGTACATCCTGCTGCATCCTGGATCTGGATTGTATAAGTATTTGCACAAAGTCCTGTGAATGTATTGGAAGGCTGGAATGTAGCACCGTTATCAACGCTGTATCCGGTTGCCAAATTCGAATTAATTGTAATCGTACCGTTGCAATCTCCGTTACATAAAGCATCTGTCGCACTTGTACTTGTAATCACCAATAATGGCGGTTCTGTAATGTTAAAGCTTTGAGTAGCCGTACAGCTGTTGTTATCCGTTACAGTCAAACTGTAGGAAGCTGCACAAAGTGCGTTTGTTGTGTTCGAACCGGTAGCACCGTTCGACCATGCATAGCTATAAGGAGTAGTACCACCGGTTACTGTCGCTGTTGCATCTCCGTCACATACTCCATGACAGCTTGCATTGTTTGTTGCAATGTTCTGAATTGCCAACTGAGCCGGTTGGGTTACAATAACTGTCGTATTTACCGTACAGTTATTCGCATCCTTCACAACCGTGTTGTATGTTCCCGCACTCAGGAACTGAACAGTCGTTTGGTTTGAGAACGTTGCCCCGTTATTGGTACTGTATGTATAAGGTGCTGTTCCACCCGATGCACTGAATGTGATTTGCCCGGTATTGTTGTTGAAGCAAGTCAATGCAGTTGGCGTGACAGTTGCTGTTAGTGGTGCCGGTTCTGTTACTGTTACAGGTTGCGTATCCGTACATCCGTTTGCATCCGTGATTGTCAGGGTGTAAGCTCCTGCACAAATATTCGTGATCAATGAAGCTGCCTGTGGTGTCCCGATCGAGTATGTGATCGCTCCTGTTCCACCCGATACTGTTACCTGCAATTGGCCGTTACACGCACCGTTACAAGTTAC
The window above is part of the Fluviicola sp. genome. Proteins encoded here:
- a CDS encoding DinB family protein; the protein is MTRKEQLQAQLAAEAETTRKFIQAFPFDQKDYRVHEKSMKIGDIFLHVIELPLWAEMAVTTDELDFEKAPYDPKQLNSTDEAMTYFNECVAKGMNALENADDSVFDEEWTLRSGSKIHFVSSKEDVARVAHNQTVHHRAQLGVNYRLLGIPVPPSYGPTADFTDF
- a CDS encoding PKD domain-containing protein, with the protein product CFDACDGQIVVNAAGGTAPYLYSPDNGLNYYVSSTLQNLCAGNVDIQIKDDNDCFITAVQVIGQPTQVTLNAVPTDETCAASNGQIAITGAGGTGAYTYSIDNGTTYAAASTYTGLPAGVYDVFIEDANGCEASTSVSISNQASPIIIGAAVQNVTCNGACNGQLQVTVSGGTGAITYSIGTPQAASLITNICAGAYTLTITDANGCTDTQPVTVTEPAPLTATVTPTALTCFNNNTGQITFSASGGTAPYTYSTNNGATFSNQTTVQFLSAGTYNTVVKDANNCTVNTTVIVTQPAQLAIQNIATNNASCHGVCDGDATATVTGGTTPYSYAWSNGATGSNTTNALCAASYSLTVTDNNSCTATQSFNITEPPLLVITSTSATDALCNGDCNGTITINSNLATGYSVDNGATFQPSNTFTGLCANTYTIQIQDAAGCTQSGTITVGQPQPLVQGAIPEDGLLICYDGYGTLSGNATGGTAPYYFVWNTGDTTQYLNVNLTAPATFTCTVYDQNGCVSNAQSANVTVRPPFVASVTTPVSACPGQPVTMTGSGVDGLPGYTYEWLTPTTHDTLSNGTSYTYTPNGSETVLMVAHDECYRYDTLPVTVQVYALPSAEFLVSPASGCSPFSTTFSFPQATSGLITAASWDFGDGSTGNGLSVPHTYIPVGCYDVSVQITTTDGCITDTTLQNIACVVPDPIANFTWAPVPPTTINSTVHFYDNSENAASYAWDFGAYGTSTNENPSINYGDIEAGSYQVCLEVTSPDGCKNEICKPIVFIEEFLVYVPNTFTPDGDEFNNIFKPVVPDGMSLDDYTFTIYNRWGEVLFESHDVNFGWDGTYHDAPVKEGVYTWRIVAKGGGDKKAREYEGHVNMLK